In the genome of Candidatus Omnitrophota bacterium, one region contains:
- the alaS gene encoding alanine--tRNA ligase — MNADIIRQKYLDFFRSRRHKVAESDSLVPKEDPTVLFTPAGMNQFKKQFLGMITDFSRAASSQRCLRTDDLDKVGKTDCHHTFFEMLGNFSFGDYFKEDAIIWAWEFLTREMGIKPEKLWVSVYKDDDEAYNIWKDRVNFPAKKIVRLGDKENFWPSDAKEKGPNGPCGPCSEIFFDLGTDVGCKKPECSPACSCGRFIEIWNLVFTQYNRKDNGALEPLPQKNIDTGMGLERIAAVMQGVTNNFQTDLFQPIIKEVLAGAEKRGHSNQDVYAVADHIRAIVFSIFDGIIPSNEGRGYVVRKLIRKSSMHLRTIGIKEPFLYKLVPIVAQVMKGHCPELTGRRENIADLVLAEEKNFWAILKSSDRFLKEKFGQSMALLDPAMSAEAVFELYDTHGLPFEIIMEWLEKHSFKFPAKAQELLDKRIEEQKSRSKSGSAMQGDVFSVKELELKDVPETKFLGYEKTETSARILKILKGDKEVNETSAGEDFRIVLDQTAFYAESGGQAGDKGKINSNVNSFEVFDTQKVNKVIVHTGRIKHGVLRKGDTVQAEVDKERRMSIARNHTATHLLQAALRKVLGAHVQQQGSLVAEDRLRFDFTHFKGISREELNRVEEVVNSFVISNALVAKKEMTLEEARKEGALAFFAEKYEESVRVVSVDGISKEFCGGTHLDNTATIGLFKIIHESSIASGIRRIEGLTGIFAYAKLKDEEATLKEVSELLKVPEDKLVEELDKRLKYIKELEKQLVAHRFNAVKSSVDDWIAEAQIMNGVKVLCKEIDGADNDLLRKAADLIKQKAPKVVMALGSKNSSGDGAALVTASNLPAVDAGALIKEIAPEIGGSGGGRKDFAQAGGNKPENLEKAFIKFAGSVEKLIGK, encoded by the coding sequence ATGAACGCAGACATCATCCGACAAAAATACCTGGATTTTTTTCGCAGCCGCAGGCATAAGGTGGCGGAAAGCGATTCGCTGGTCCCCAAAGAGGACCCTACGGTCTTATTCACTCCCGCCGGGATGAACCAGTTCAAGAAACAGTTCCTGGGGATGATCACGGATTTCAGCCGGGCAGCCAGTTCTCAGCGTTGCCTGCGCACCGATGATCTGGATAAGGTGGGCAAGACCGATTGCCACCATACCTTCTTCGAGATGCTCGGCAATTTTTCCTTCGGCGATTATTTCAAAGAGGACGCGATAATCTGGGCCTGGGAGTTTTTGACCCGGGAGATGGGGATAAAACCGGAAAAGCTATGGGTCTCGGTTTATAAGGATGACGACGAAGCGTATAACATCTGGAAGGATCGCGTGAATTTTCCGGCGAAAAAGATCGTCCGGTTAGGTGATAAGGAAAATTTCTGGCCTTCCGACGCCAAGGAAAAAGGGCCTAACGGGCCGTGCGGGCCGTGCTCCGAGATATTCTTTGACCTCGGAACGGATGTGGGATGTAAGAAGCCGGAATGTTCGCCTGCCTGCAGCTGCGGAAGGTTCATCGAGATATGGAACCTGGTATTTACCCAGTATAACCGCAAGGACAATGGGGCACTTGAGCCTTTGCCGCAGAAGAATATTGATACCGGGATGGGCCTGGAAAGGATCGCCGCTGTAATGCAGGGGGTGACCAATAATTTCCAGACCGATCTGTTCCAGCCGATCATCAAAGAGGTTCTGGCCGGCGCGGAAAAAAGAGGGCACAGCAACCAGGATGTTTACGCCGTCGCCGACCATATCCGGGCGATAGTTTTTTCCATATTCGACGGGATCATCCCTTCGAATGAAGGAAGAGGATATGTCGTGCGCAAACTGATCCGCAAGAGCTCAATGCACCTGCGGACCATAGGTATCAAAGAGCCGTTCTTATACAAGCTTGTGCCCATAGTGGCGCAGGTAATGAAGGGCCATTGCCCGGAATTGACCGGCCGCAGGGAGAATATAGCGGATTTGGTCCTGGCGGAAGAGAAAAACTTCTGGGCGATACTTAAGTCCAGCGATAGATTTCTGAAAGAAAAATTCGGCCAATCTATGGCCCTTTTGGATCCGGCAATGAGCGCCGAAGCGGTCTTTGAGCTTTACGATACGCACGGCCTGCCTTTTGAAATAATTATGGAATGGCTGGAAAAACACAGCTTTAAATTCCCCGCGAAGGCGCAGGAACTTCTGGATAAAAGGATCGAAGAACAGAAATCCCGTTCGAAATCCGGCTCAGCTATGCAGGGCGATGTTTTTAGCGTCAAGGAACTGGAATTGAAGGATGTCCCGGAAACTAAATTTCTGGGATATGAAAAGACAGAGACATCAGCCAGGATCCTGAAGATCCTGAAGGGTGATAAAGAGGTTAATGAGACCTCTGCCGGGGAAGATTTCCGGATCGTATTGGACCAGACAGCTTTTTACGCGGAATCCGGCGGCCAGGCAGGCGACAAAGGAAAGATCAACAGCAATGTAAATTCGTTTGAGGTTTTTGACACTCAAAAAGTCAATAAAGTTATCGTGCATACCGGCAGGATCAAGCACGGTGTTTTGCGCAAAGGCGATACGGTTCAGGCTGAGGTGGATAAAGAAAGGCGAATGTCCATTGCCCGTAACCACACTGCCACGCATCTTCTCCAGGCGGCCCTGCGCAAGGTATTAGGGGCGCACGTCCAACAGCAGGGCTCTCTGGTGGCTGAAGACCGGCTGCGTTTTGATTTTACCCATTTTAAAGGGATATCCCGGGAAGAGCTTAACCGGGTCGAAGAGGTGGTGAATAGTTTTGTTATTTCCAACGCTCTGGTGGCCAAGAAAGAAATGACCCTGGAGGAAGCCAGGAAAGAAGGGGCGTTGGCTTTTTTCGCCGAGAAATATGAGGAATCGGTGCGGGTGGTTTCAGTGGACGGCATCTCCAAGGAATTCTGCGGGGGCACGCACCTGGATAATACCGCGACTATAGGCCTGTTCAAGATAATCCACGAGAGTTCCATTGCCAGCGGTATCCGCAGGATTGAAGGCCTGACAGGAATTTTCGCCTACGCCAAACTCAAGGATGAGGAAGCAACTCTCAAGGAAGTAAGCGAGCTTTTGAAGGTCCCGGAGGATAAGCTGGTCGAGGAACTGGATAAACGCTTAAAATACATAAAAGAGCTGGAAAAACAATTGGTCGCCCATAGATTTAACGCGGTAAAGTCTTCAGTGGATGATTGGATCGCCGAGGCGCAGATAATGAACGGGGTAAAGGTGCTCTGCAAGGAGATAGACGGCGCGGATAATGATCTTTTGCGCAAGGCAGCTGATCTGATCAAGCAGAAGGCGCCGAAAGTGGTTATGGCCCTGGGTTCAAAGAATTCATCCGGTGACGGAGCGGCTTTAGTCACAGCCTCGAACCTTCCGGCTGTTGACGCCGGGGCATTGATCAAAGAGATCGCGCCTGAGATAGGCGGTTCAGGGGGGGGGCGGAAGGATTTTGCTCAAGCTGGAGGGAATAAGCCGGAGAATCTGGAAAAGGCTTTTATTAAATTTGCCGGGTCAGTCGAGAAACTAATCGGGAAATAA
- a CDS encoding Do family serine endopeptidase: MKAKRLGWALMTLSVGLVIGLCIAAGLNMPQKAHSQAAKQDRVVSLQPQTVPSLDGSRMEDAIINVAGTVGKAVVSITAEHITKFPGTTRRFYFRSPEGGDKPSFGEDDPFSKFFDEFFGEMPEREYRQAGVGSGVIVDHRGYILTNQHVIADADKLSIVLPDGREFKGEVTGQDSRSDLAIVKIDAANLPVAVMGDSDSLRIGQWVVAIGNPFGFSMQNPEPTVTTGVISALHRTLGRTLSRSRDYNDLIQTDAAINPGNSGGPLVNLKGEIVGINVAIFSTSGGSQGIGFAIPSNNAKRIVSLLIEGKKVKYGWLGIAVQDLTEDLVKYFKLADKNGAMAIKVLKGSPAEKAGIKANDVIRQFDNTRINTVKELLSAVNKAEVGKKVKVALIRDKKDMTLDIIVEERPADQDDAEPGTAEQVKPGSWRGMDIAELDSASGKRFRLRDSEGVVVTNVEPNSPADDAGIVPGDVILEVNEQPVSNSADFKKAVQGLKGAVLVSLNRGYLIIKEKSEK; encoded by the coding sequence ATGAAAGCGAAGAGGTTGGGATGGGCTTTAATGACTTTATCTGTTGGTCTGGTCATCGGGTTGTGCATTGCCGCGGGGTTGAACATGCCGCAAAAGGCGCACAGCCAGGCTGCGAAGCAGGATCGGGTCGTTAGCCTGCAGCCGCAGACAGTCCCTTCTTTGGATGGTTCGCGCATGGAAGACGCAATCATTAACGTCGCCGGCACAGTCGGCAAGGCTGTGGTCTCCATAACGGCGGAGCACATTACTAAGTTCCCCGGGACGACCAGAAGGTTTTATTTCCGCAGCCCGGAGGGCGGCGATAAACCATCTTTCGGAGAGGATGACCCTTTCAGCAAGTTCTTCGACGAATTTTTCGGTGAGATGCCGGAAAGGGAATACCGCCAGGCCGGTGTTGGGTCAGGGGTGATCGTCGATCACCGCGGATATATCCTGACCAATCAGCATGTTATCGCCGACGCGGACAAGCTTAGCATAGTCCTTCCTGACGGCCGGGAATTCAAAGGTGAGGTAACCGGGCAGGACAGCCGTTCAGACCTGGCGATCGTCAAGATCGACGCGGCTAATTTGCCTGTAGCTGTTATGGGGGATTCCGACAGCCTCAGGATCGGGCAATGGGTAGTAGCTATCGGAAATCCTTTTGGTTTTTCGATGCAGAATCCCGAGCCCACTGTGACTACCGGCGTGATCAGCGCCCTGCACCGGACCTTGGGCAGGACTTTGTCCCGCAGCCGGGATTATAATGACCTTATTCAGACCGACGCGGCGATAAACCCGGGTAATTCCGGTGGCCCGTTGGTCAATCTTAAAGGCGAGATTGTGGGGATCAACGTCGCCATATTTTCCACCTCCGGCGGCAGCCAGGGCATAGGTTTTGCCATACCTTCAAATAACGCCAAACGGATCGTCTCCCTGTTGATCGAAGGCAAGAAGGTGAAGTACGGGTGGCTGGGCATCGCGGTGCAGGATCTGACCGAAGACCTGGTTAAATATTTTAAATTGGCCGACAAGAACGGCGCTATGGCGATCAAGGTGCTCAAGGGCAGCCCCGCGGAAAAGGCCGGGATAAAGGCCAATGACGTGATCCGGCAGTTCGACAATACGCGGATCAATACGGTCAAAGAGCTGTTAAGCGCGGTGAATAAGGCGGAAGTGGGTAAGAAGGTCAAGGTTGCCTTGATCCGCGATAAAAAAGATATGACCCTGGATATTATCGTTGAAGAGCGGCCTGCGGATCAGGATGACGCTGAGCCGGGAACCGCCGAACAGGTTAAGCCGGGAAGCTGGAGAGGCATGGATATCGCCGAGCTTGATTCCGCTTCCGGCAAAAGGTTTAGGTTAAGGGACAGCGAAGGCGTGGTAGTTACGAATGTCGAGCCGAACAGCCCGGCGGATGACGCGGGGATCGTACCCGGGGATGTTATCCTGGAAGTTAATGAACAGCCGGTGAGCAACAGCGCCGATTTTAAGAAGGCGGTCCAGGGGCTGAAAGGCGCGGTGTTGGTTTCCTTGAACCGCGGCTACTTGATCATCAAAGAAAAAAGTGAGAAATAG
- a CDS encoding recombination regulator RecX produces the protein MRNSRDPESQEQAREYAFFLLKFRLRTEKELYQRLKRKSFSEGCVNKTLEFLKAKRFIDDRLFAKAWVESRLKKPLGLRRLAAELKIKGVAEEIINSRLNEAKKGYSEEDVVKEIIRQKQEKTRGIDPLKAKKRIYSYLLRRGFSPEVVIDSISRLKI, from the coding sequence GTGAGAAATAGCCGGGACCCGGAAAGCCAGGAGCAGGCCAGGGAATACGCGTTCTTTCTGCTAAAGTTTCGGCTGCGCACGGAAAAAGAGCTTTACCAGAGGCTGAAGAGAAAGAGCTTTTCCGAGGGCTGCGTAAATAAGACCCTGGAGTTCTTAAAGGCAAAGAGATTTATAGACGACCGTTTGTTCGCCAAGGCCTGGGTGGAAAGCAGGCTGAAAAAACCGTTGGGATTGCGAAGGCTGGCGGCGGAATTGAAGATAAAAGGCGTGGCCGAGGAGATCATCAACAGCCGGCTAAATGAAGCGAAAAAAGGTTATTCCGAAGAAGATGTAGTAAAAGAGATAATCAGGCAAAAACAGGAAAAGACAAGAGGCATCGATCCTCTGAAGGCAAAAAAACGCATTTATTCTTATCTGTTGCGTAGGGGTTTCTCGCCGGAAGTAGTAATCGATAGCATCTCCCGACTAAAAATATGA
- a CDS encoding AAA family ATPase: MYFKRLEIVGFKSFMDKTVLNFEPGVTAVVGPNGCGKSNIFDSIRWVLGEQSAKSLRGSAMEDVIFNGTDTKPALGMAEVSLTFDNEQRHFNVDQDEVVITRRIFRSGESEYLLNKNLGRLKDIQDLLLGTGIGAESYSIIAQGKIDLILSSRPEDRRMVFDEASGITRYKSQKREALRRLEETEQNLLRLNDIIVEVKRSIGYLERQANKARRFQICFDELKAKEIKLALAQKKNLIQEISGITIYLDSLRNREEALLAQIKADENNIGQRNMELKGLEADLANMKNAIMNSENLIERNRQHTSFNHERIKELGNTKTYLESQILQTRERVVKDEEKLKGLKEEQEAIRKSFEEKSLILKTHEDKLNDLVGGIKRSHDIIAQDKKNIMDLANMTTQVKNELTDFASREQVFIARQKRLDLEKAKIAEERSQVEGNLTELDKELMAGESLHQELCARIAAAKAELDAETLKLKQAEEELETLERQKTGLISQKEFLEKLKSQYEDISESMNATIYLDKLPAETITGLVVKLKAVQGGPDPVNNDLSAQGYKMSGEAKPIDLDAQRVNDKIKEIEEKILGLAGTKLLLETRIKELTASNQALDQQEQDQEMALANKKTVHHTILEQFNKIKEEEELIALELSDVLAELKSLEEKILGLKARLAGLENKDRELEASIHAEQESISHNSRIKEEVLVEMTQVKTVLENLGQRLNSEDETLKALEDACRQGNEDIHNQENKIKETVSRQQGLEEEIKNLDSENLVLVKEIDAQRNTLSEADKKYAAMSESVNGIISRIDAKRNDHEILKENIYSEQMRQKDIEFKYQTIKDRMNSAYKIDLDRPETISAADSALQVVPVEQAPVSAAAPEDNSRDQADVVFPVVTDPVLLLTGPSAPQEPVEEEVIDEGLLSEEIEKLKERIDSYGTVNLVAIAEYDELKKRYDFLNQQQADLAGAKESLQEAIRKINHTTKKMFMETFEKVREEFRNYFKMLFNGGDAQVYLIDENDPLESGIELVCRPPGKKLQNVLLLSGGEKSLSAIALIFAIFKVKPAPFCILDEIDAALDESNVDRFSRMFSEFTGTSQFIVITHNKRTIANANVMYGITMQESGVSKIVSVKFAESKTKSEPAPQPVAA; the protein is encoded by the coding sequence ATGTATTTTAAAAGATTAGAGATCGTAGGGTTCAAATCGTTTATGGATAAGACTGTTTTGAATTTTGAGCCCGGGGTGACCGCGGTGGTCGGCCCGAACGGCTGCGGAAAATCCAATATCTTCGACAGCATACGCTGGGTGCTGGGAGAGCAGTCTGCCAAATCCCTGCGCGGCTCGGCGATGGAAGACGTGATCTTCAACGGTACGGATACCAAGCCGGCGCTGGGTATGGCTGAGGTCAGCCTGACCTTTGACAATGAGCAGCGGCATTTTAATGTGGACCAGGATGAGGTGGTCATCACCCGCAGGATCTTCCGTTCCGGGGAAAGCGAATACCTGCTGAATAAAAATCTGGGCAGGTTGAAGGATATCCAGGACCTTCTTTTAGGCACGGGTATCGGCGCGGAGAGCTATTCCATTATCGCCCAGGGAAAGATCGACCTGATCTTGAGCTCGCGCCCGGAAGACCGGCGCATGGTTTTTGATGAGGCGTCGGGGATCACCAGGTATAAATCCCAGAAAAGAGAGGCCTTGCGCAGGCTGGAAGAGACCGAACAAAATCTGCTCAGGCTTAATGATATTATAGTGGAAGTAAAACGCTCTATCGGCTACCTGGAGAGGCAGGCGAACAAGGCCCGCAGGTTCCAGATCTGTTTTGATGAATTGAAAGCCAAGGAGATAAAGCTGGCCCTGGCGCAGAAGAAGAATTTGATACAAGAGATCTCCGGGATCACTATATATCTGGACAGCCTGCGTAACAGGGAAGAGGCGTTATTGGCCCAGATAAAAGCGGACGAGAACAACATTGGCCAGCGCAATATGGAATTGAAGGGGCTGGAGGCGGATCTCGCCAATATGAAGAACGCGATCATGAATTCCGAGAACCTCATCGAGCGCAACCGGCAGCATACCTCTTTTAACCACGAGCGGATCAAAGAGCTGGGCAATACCAAGACCTATCTTGAATCCCAGATACTGCAGACCCGGGAGCGCGTGGTTAAGGACGAGGAGAAGCTTAAAGGCCTCAAGGAAGAGCAGGAAGCCATCCGCAAGAGTTTTGAGGAGAAATCTCTGATCTTAAAGACCCATGAAGACAAGCTTAATGATCTGGTTGGCGGCATAAAGAGGTCTCATGACATTATCGCCCAGGACAAAAAGAACATTATGGACCTGGCTAATATGACCACCCAGGTGAAGAACGAGCTTACTGATTTTGCTTCCCGGGAACAGGTTTTTATCGCCAGGCAGAAAAGGCTGGACCTGGAAAAGGCCAAGATCGCCGAGGAAAGATCCCAGGTGGAGGGCAATCTCACGGAATTGGATAAAGAGTTGATGGCCGGCGAAAGCCTGCACCAGGAGCTTTGCGCCAGGATCGCGGCGGCCAAGGCTGAGCTGGACGCGGAAACCCTGAAATTAAAACAGGCGGAAGAGGAATTAGAGACCCTGGAAAGGCAGAAGACCGGGCTTATATCGCAGAAGGAATTCTTGGAGAAGCTGAAGAGCCAGTACGAGGATATCAGCGAATCGATGAACGCGACGATCTATCTGGATAAGCTCCCGGCTGAGACTATCACCGGGCTGGTGGTAAAGCTTAAAGCCGTGCAGGGCGGCCCTGACCCGGTGAATAACGATCTGTCCGCCCAGGGATACAAAATGTCCGGCGAGGCCAAGCCTATCGACCTGGACGCGCAGAGGGTTAATGATAAGATTAAGGAGATCGAGGAAAAGATTTTAGGGTTGGCCGGGACTAAACTCCTTCTGGAAACCCGGATCAAGGAATTGACTGCTTCCAACCAGGCGCTCGATCAGCAGGAGCAGGACCAGGAAATGGCCCTGGCTAACAAGAAGACCGTGCACCACACGATCCTCGAGCAATTCAATAAGATCAAGGAAGAAGAGGAGCTTATTGCTTTGGAGCTGTCCGATGTCCTGGCGGAATTGAAGAGCCTGGAAGAAAAGATACTGGGACTTAAGGCCAGATTGGCCGGGTTGGAAAATAAAGACCGGGAGTTGGAGGCTTCTATACACGCGGAGCAGGAAAGCATCAGCCATAATTCGCGGATAAAAGAAGAAGTCCTGGTGGAGATGACCCAGGTCAAGACCGTATTGGAGAATCTCGGCCAGCGCCTGAATTCCGAAGATGAAACTTTAAAGGCTTTGGAAGACGCCTGCCGCCAGGGTAACGAGGATATACATAACCAGGAGAACAAGATCAAGGAAACTGTTTCCCGGCAGCAGGGTCTGGAAGAGGAGATTAAGAACCTGGACTCGGAGAATCTGGTGCTGGTAAAAGAAATAGACGCTCAACGCAATACCCTTTCCGAAGCCGATAAGAAATACGCGGCGATGTCGGAGAGCGTGAACGGCATAATCTCCCGGATCGACGCCAAAAGAAACGACCATGAGATATTAAAAGAGAATATTTATTCGGAACAGATGCGCCAGAAAGACATAGAGTTCAAATACCAGACCATAAAAGATAGGATGAACTCGGCATATAAGATAGACCTGGACAGGCCGGAGACGATCAGTGCCGCGGATAGCGCTCTGCAAGTTGTGCCTGTTGAGCAAGCCCCTGTTTCCGCGGCTGCGCCGGAGGATAATAGCCGGGATCAGGCAGATGTCGTTTTTCCTGTTGTCACAGACCCGGTATTATTGTTAACCGGGCCGTCAGCGCCGCAGGAACCGGTAGAGGAAGAGGTGATTGATGAGGGGCTGTTGTCCGAGGAGATCGAAAAACTTAAAGAGCGCATTGATTCCTACGGCACGGTCAACCTGGTGGCTATAGCCGAATACGATGAATTAAAGAAGCGTTATGATTTTCTGAATCAGCAGCAGGCTGATCTTGCCGGGGCTAAGGAATCGTTGCAGGAAGCGATCCGCAAGATCAACCATACCACCAAGAAAATGTTTATGGAGACGTTCGAGAAAGTGCGCGAGGAATTCCGCAATTATTTCAAGATGCTCTTTAACGGGGGGGACGCGCAGGTTTACCTGATCGATGAGAATGATCCGCTGGAATCCGGCATAGAGTTGGTCTGCCGGCCTCCGGGGAAGAAGCTGCAGAATGTCCTGCTGCTTTCCGGCGGCGAAAAATCGCTTTCGGCTATCGCGCTGATCTTCGCCATATTCAAGGTCAAGCCCGCGCCTTTCTGCATCCTTGACGAGATCGACGCCGCGCTGGATGAGTCCAACGTGGACCGCTTCAGCAGGATGTTCTCGGAATTCACCGGGACCTCGCAGTTCATAGTGATAACTCATAATAAAAGGACGATCGCCAATGCCAATGTAATGTACGGTATTACTATGCAGGAATCCGGCGTGTCCAAGATAGTATCGGTTAAGTTCGCGGAATCAAAAACAAAGAGTGAACCCGCGCCCCAGCCAGTCGCCGCTTAG
- a CDS encoding helix-turn-helix domain-containing protein yields the protein MFANDLMTIEDLAAYLKVSRRTIYEWLKQNKVPALKIVGQWRFKKDKIDSWMEAQAHA from the coding sequence ATGTTCGCGAATGACCTGATGACAATAGAAGACTTGGCAGCTTACCTTAAAGTAAGCCGCCGGACTATTTATGAATGGCTCAAGCAGAATAAGGTCCCGGCGTTAAAGATCGTCGGGCAATGGCGTTTTAAAAAAGATAAAATAGATTCATGGATGGAAGCGCAGGCCCATGCATAG
- a CDS encoding sensor domain-containing diguanylate cyclase, with amino-acid sequence MDELAKIKQELERTKSELTILYEISNAMRTTLKLDEILYIILTGVTAHIGLGFNRAVLFLVNEKENIIEGKTAIGPESGEEANRVWNYVEQEKMDMEDLINAYKVSDNTPKSGFSQQVQLIKMPLSEQKNNLLSLCVTEGMPLHLTQETIQNYRNDPVIQILKSDEVVLVPLKAKDKVNGIIMADNFITHKPIGKDELRMLRMLANQAGLAIENSQLYEKTVIRVHLDSLTNLWNHGYFQYLLGVEVEKSKATSTQFSLLMLDIDDFKVYNDTFGHQAGDHILKEMANLLKNQSRKMDYVCRYGGEEFAIILPYTDKKEAFMIAERFRENIAKHPFIHQENLPQKTITTSLGLATFPENGNTAAELGSYSDKALYEAKKKGKNNTCG; translated from the coding sequence ATGGACGAATTAGCCAAAATAAAGCAGGAATTGGAACGCACAAAATCCGAGCTGACGATCCTTTACGAGATCTCCAACGCTATGCGCACCACCCTCAAACTGGATGAGATCCTTTACATCATCCTTACCGGGGTAACCGCACACATCGGCCTGGGATTCAACCGGGCGGTCCTCTTCCTGGTCAACGAAAAAGAAAATATCATTGAGGGAAAAACCGCGATCGGCCCGGAATCAGGGGAAGAAGCCAACCGGGTCTGGAACTATGTCGAACAGGAAAAAATGGATATGGAAGACCTGATCAACGCCTACAAGGTATCGGATAATACCCCAAAATCCGGTTTTAGCCAACAGGTCCAGTTGATCAAAATGCCGTTAAGCGAACAAAAAAACAACCTTCTTTCTTTATGCGTGACGGAAGGAATGCCTTTGCACCTGACCCAGGAGACCATTCAGAACTACCGGAATGACCCGGTCATACAGATCCTTAAGTCCGACGAAGTGGTCCTGGTCCCGCTGAAAGCCAAAGACAAGGTCAACGGTATCATTATGGCGGATAATTTCATCACCCATAAACCTATCGGCAAAGACGAGCTGCGGATGCTGCGAATGCTCGCCAACCAGGCAGGCCTGGCTATCGAAAATTCCCAGTTATATGAAAAGACCGTTATCCGGGTGCACCTGGACTCCCTGACCAACCTTTGGAACCACGGGTACTTCCAATACCTGCTGGGCGTGGAAGTGGAAAAAAGCAAAGCCACATCCACCCAGTTCAGCCTGCTTATGCTGGATATCGACGATTTCAAGGTATACAACGACACCTTCGGCCACCAGGCCGGCGATCATATCCTCAAAGAAATGGCCAACCTGCTCAAGAATCAATCCAGAAAAATGGATTATGTCTGCCGTTATGGCGGAGAAGAATTCGCGATCATCCTGCCTTATACCGATAAAAAAGAGGCGTTTATGATCGCCGAGAGGTTCAGGGAGAATATCGCCAAGCACCCCTTCATCCATCAGGAGAACCTTCCCCAAAAGACCATCACTACCAGCCTTGGGCTGGCCACATTCCCGGAGAACGGCAACACTGCCGCGGAACTCGGATCTTATTCAGACAAAGCGCTCTACGAAGCGAAGAAAAAAGGCAAGAACAACACCTGCGGCTAA
- a CDS encoding electron transfer flavoprotein subunit alpha — protein sequence MGIQIIDDKCVGCGLCVKACPFGAVTSVNKKAIIDLHKCNLCGACVPACKFKAILLEKPQAVQAKKDLSVYKGVWVFAEQKKGKVQSVSFELVGKARELAQKLNTSVSAVLLGSNVEMGAQELIAGGADNVYLVDSPELANFLDEPYTNVLVKLIQKYKPEIVLSGATIIGRSLMSRIAIKIDAGLTADCTGLDIDPDRKLLLQTRPAFGGNIMATIISPNHRPQMSTVRHKVFVQPALEKQRKGKVIKESFPISEFSSRTSLIDVIEEVENLVNLSEADIIVSGGRALGGPDNFQMLRDLAQVLGAAVGSSRAAVDAGWIPYSHQVGQTGRTVAPKLYFACGISGQIQHLVGMQSSKVIIAINKDPDAPIFKVATYGIVGDIFEIVPALTKKFKEVLRK from the coding sequence ATGGGAATCCAGATCATCGATGATAAGTGCGTGGGATGCGGTTTGTGCGTTAAGGCCTGCCCGTTCGGGGCCGTTACTTCCGTAAACAAGAAAGCGATTATCGACCTGCATAAATGCAATCTCTGCGGGGCGTGCGTGCCGGCCTGCAAGTTCAAGGCCATATTGCTGGAAAAGCCTCAGGCTGTCCAGGCCAAGAAAGACCTCAGCGTTTATAAAGGGGTATGGGTGTTTGCCGAGCAGAAAAAGGGCAAAGTCCAGTCGGTTTCTTTTGAGCTGGTAGGCAAGGCCAGGGAGTTGGCGCAGAAATTGAATACCAGCGTTTCGGCGGTTCTTTTAGGAAGCAATGTCGAGATGGGCGCGCAGGAATTGATCGCCGGCGGCGCGGATAATGTTTACCTGGTGGATTCCCCGGAGTTGGCAAATTTCCTGGATGAGCCGTATACCAACGTATTGGTGAAATTGATCCAGAAATACAAACCGGAGATCGTCTTAAGCGGGGCTACGATAATCGGCAGGTCGCTGATGTCCAGGATCGCCATTAAGATCGACGCCGGGCTTACCGCGGATTGCACCGGATTGGATATTGATCCGGACAGGAAACTGCTTTTGCAGACCAGGCCTGCTTTCGGCGGAAACATTATGGCTACGATCATCAGCCCGAATCACCGGCCGCAGATGTCCACGGTAAGGCATAAGGTTTTTGTCCAGCCGGCATTAGAGAAGCAGAGAAAAGGCAAGGTTATTAAAGAGTCATTCCCGATCTCGGAATTTTCTTCCCGGACCTCGCTCATCGATGTCATTGAGGAAGTGGAGAACCTGGTGAATTTATCCGAAGCGGATATCATAGTTTCCGGAGGAAGGGCCCTGGGCGGCCCGGATAATTTTCAGATGTTAAGGGACCTGGCCCAGGTATTAGGCGCGGCAGTGGGCTCTTCGCGCGCGGCGGTGGATGCCGGATGGATACCATATTCCCATCAGGTCGGCCAGACCGGAAGGACCGTGGCCCCTAAGCTTTATTTCGCCTGCGGTATATCCGGACAGATCCAGCATCTGGTAGGTATGCAGTCCTCCAAGGTGATCATTGCGATCAATAAAGATCCTGATGCGCCTATATTCAAAGTGGCTACGTATGGTATTGTGGGGGACATCTTCGAGATAGTGCCGGCTTTGACCAAAAAATTCAAGGAAGTCTTGAGAAAATAA